One window from the genome of Musa acuminata AAA Group cultivar baxijiao chromosome BXJ1-4, Cavendish_Baxijiao_AAA, whole genome shotgun sequence encodes:
- the LOC135660477 gene encoding F-box protein SKIP1-like has translation MAEVIEEGAREAEANRDWSELTPVCLANVLRRLTLEDRWKGAMLVCRSWLAAARDPALFAAVDLEPAFESAGSSRADAAEWWTPAFQRRVDAMLRSAAVWAEGSLREIRVRHCSDEALCFAAERSLNLQTLSIRSSQSVTDRSMFKIATCCPLLGELDISNCYEISYKSLEMIGQNCANLKILKRNLLNWLDPSQHSGIVPDEYLRACPQDGDREAMTIGRFMPKLKHVELRFSKLSVSGLISVSEGCGDLEFLDLFGCANLTSRGIEQASTNLKNLKTLIRPNFYIPRSMFHTERYGHWRLYDERFQTNVFQI, from the exons ATGGCGGAGGTCATCGAGGAAGGGGCGAGGGAGGCGGAGGCGAACCGCGATTGGTCGGAGCTGACCCCGGTGTGCCTGGCTAACGTGCTCCGCAGGCTGACCCTGGAGGACCGGTGGAAGGGGGCGATGCTTGTGTGCCGCTCGTGGCTCGCCGCGGCGCGGGACCCGGCCCTCTTCGCTGCCGTGGACCTCGAGCCCGCGTTCGAATCCGCCGGATCCAGCCGCGCCGATGCCGCCGAGTGGTGGACCCCGGCGTTCCAGCGGCGCGTCGACGCCATGCTCCGATCCGCCGCGGTGTGGGCGGAGGGGTCGCTCCGAGAAATCCGAGTTCGTCACTGTTCTGATGAGGCCCTCTGCTTCGCTGCCGAGAG GTCATTGAATTTGCAAACCCTGTCAATAAGGAGTAGCCAGAGTGTAACTGATAGATCAATGTTCAAGATTGCAACTTGCTGCCCCTTGCTTGGTGAATTAGACATAAGCAATTGTTATGAAATTTCTTACAAGTCGCTTGAGATGATTGGGCAGAACTGCGCTAATCTGAAAATTCTCAAAAGGAACCTGTTGAACTGGCTTGACCCTTCACAGCATTCTGGTATAGTTCCAGATGAGTATTTAAGAGCCTGTCCTCAAGATGGAGACAGGGAGGCTATGACAATTGGCAGGTTCATGCCAAAGCTGAAGCATGTTGAACTCCGCTTTTCCAAACTATCTGTTAGTGGTCTCATTTCAGTGTCAGAGGGTTGTGGAGATCTGGAATTCTTGGATCTCTTTGGGTGTGCTAATTTAACGAGCAGAGGGATAGAGCAAGCTTCCACCAATCTGAAGAATCTTAAGACACTCATAAGACCCAACTTCTACATCCCAAGATCCATGTTCCATACAGAGAGATATGGGCATTGGAGGTTGTATGATGAAAGGTTTCAGACCAATGTTTTCCAAATATGA
- the LOC135672182 gene encoding uncharacterized protein LOC135672182, with translation MRAVRGSVVRSKHISLAKASAVLSRFAANENAARPDVAAYVRCASAAFDELVSFCHEIRAASKRSELEKSLMEEEGDEERNKKKRRRRGRDEQVDGEVVEDADLVDRYGNRCGGVGDSGSDVERKKKKARIEANEEERSKLSKEELGQLKDKKEQYNKRKKNKC, from the coding sequence ATGAGGGCGGTGAGGGGATCCGTGGTCCGCTCGAAGCACATCTCTCTCGCGAAGGCCTCCGCCGTTCTCTCCCGCTTCGCCGCGAACGAGAATGCCGCCCGCCCGGATGTCGCCGCCTACGTCCGCTgcgcctccgctgcctttgacgaGCTCGTCAGCTTCTGTCACGAGATCCGAGCCGCCAGCAAGCGCTCCGAGCTTGAGAAGTCGTTGATGGAGGAGGAGGGGGACGAGGAGCGGAACaagaaaaagaggaggaggaggggcagAGATGAGCAAGTCGATGGAGAGGTTGTGGAAGACGCCGATTTGGTGGATCGATATGGTAATCGTTGTGGAGGCGTAGGTGACTCTGGTAGCGACgtggagaggaagaaaaagaaggctaGAATCGAAGCCAATGAGGAAGAAAGAAGCAAGCTTTCAAAAGAAGAATTAGGGCAACTAAAGGATAAAAAAGAACAGTATAATAAGAGAAAGAAGAACAAATGTTAG